From the genome of Epinephelus moara isolate mb chromosome 10, YSFRI_EMoa_1.0, whole genome shotgun sequence, one region includes:
- the LOC126396697 gene encoding uncharacterized protein LOC126396697 isoform X12, which translates to MIWDTVYKYFKMWLWILIGLNVVSKVHGYANGYFPDSCGNMFVNHRGRDGVQYVPQNTELPFTMTLTYSQKGDPIKVTLERNPSAEFRGFMLEAWTNGTEHPVGNFILLESDKTRLLKCRNIPGQAVSQRNNQRKTLIHVNWTAGGQDITDINFRVTFVESFSRFWNVANLNVTLPSPTTPSPNDTTPMTTIKNTTPGTTTETTMPSTTKETTTPSTTTETTTPGTTTETTKPSTTRGPSTTTQRPGLLDLFKGVGTSVMNFRSVLVLLRMELPTILMTMTTLVNSLCSHPNKGLKISCCLLCAAIEISALVLFCLAEPIKVTLLVLVCVTIVINFVELVIVCLPIGPSHELKEISDIIVEACSVIHSIFTIAVIVVSVLDNDSCGKKRKDSWLVKVTIAFTVWMVLFVIWVIIRCILRNTILGRNKTGSLKSSESWRRQRKKKKPSATEKIFSAASALFFFGATCFAVAVTVGIFWCQEK; encoded by the exons ATGATATGGGACACTGTATACAAATATTTTAAG atgtGGTTGTGGATTTTGATTGGTCTTAACGTCGTCTCAAAAGTGCATGGGTACGCAAATGGTTACTTCCCAGATTCATGTGGAAATATGTTCGTTAACCACAGGGGTAGAGATGGGGTGCAATATGTACCTCAGAACACTGAACTGCCCTTTACGATGACTTTAACCTACAGCCAAAAGGGAGACCCTATCAAAG TGACTCTCGAAAGAAATCCATCTGCAGAGTTCAGGGGGTTTATGTTGGAGGCTTGGACGAACGGCACAGAACATCCTGTTGGAAATTTCATCTTGCTTGAATCTGATAAGACTCGACTCCTGAAATGCCGTAATATACCA GGCCAGGCTGTTTCTCAAAGAAACAATCAAAGAAAGACTTTGATTCATGTTAACTGGACGGCAGGCGGACAAGACATCACAGATATCAATTTTAG AGTCACATTTGTTGAGTCTTTCAGCAGATTCTGGAATGTGGCGAATTTGAATGTCACTTTACCTTCACCCACCACGCCCTCACCGAATGACACAACGCCAATGActacaataaaaaatacaacaccAGGTACTACAACAGAGACTACAATGCCAAGTACTACAAAAGAGACTACAACGCCAAGTACTACAACAGAGACTACAACGCCAGGTACTACAACAGAGACTACAAAGCCAAGTACTACAAGAG GACCAAGCACGACCACTCAAAGGCCCGGACTTTTAGACCTATTTAAG GGAGTAGGTACTTCAGTGATGAATTTCAGAAGCGTGCTGGTGCTACTCAGAATG GAACTACCCACTATATTAATGACCATGACCACCCTCGTTAACAGCCTCTGTTCTCATCCAAATAAG gGGTTAAAGATATCATGCTGTCTGCTTTGTGCAGCAATTGAGATATCGGCCCtggtcttgttttgtttggctGAGCCCATTAAA GTCACTCTCcttgttcttgtgtgtgtgacgATAGTGATAAATTTCGTGGAGCTGGTAATCGTCTGTCTGCCAATTGGACCCAGTCATGAACT GAAGGAGATCTCAGACATTATAGTCGAAGCGTGCTCTGTCATCCATAGCATTTTTACAA TTGCTGTCATCGTTGTTAGTGTTTTGGACAATGACAGCTGTGGAAAGAAGAGGAAAGATTCCTGGCTTGTGAAAGTGACGATCGCCTTCACAGTGTGGATGGTCCTGTTTGTAATTTGGGTTATCATAAGATGTATTCTCAGAAACACAATACTGGGAAGAAACAAAACAG GGAGTCTAAAAAGCAGTGAGAGCTGGAGGcgacaaagaaaaaag AAGAAGCCCAGTGCAACCGAAAAGATTTTTTCTGCTGCTTCCGCCCTCTTCTTCTTTGGAGCCACATGTTTCGCTGTCGCTGTCACTGTCGGGATATTTTGGTGTCAGGAAAAGTAG
- the LOC126396697 gene encoding reelin domain-containing protein 1-like isoform X4, translated as MIWDTVYKYFKMWLWILIGLNVVSKVHGYANGYFPDSCGNMFVNHRGRDGVQYVPQNTELPFTMTLTYSQKGDPIKVTLERNPSAEFRGFMLEAWTNGTEHPVGNFILLESDKTRLLKCRNIPGQAVSQRNNQRKTLIHVNWTAGGQDITDINFRVTFVESFSRFWNVANLNVTLPSPTTPSPNDTTPMTTIKNTTPGTTTETTMPSTTKETTTPSTTTETTTPGTTTETTKPSTTRGTTMPSTTTETTTPSTTTETTTPGTTTETTKPSTTRGTTMPSTTTETTKPSTTTETTMPSTTTETTTPGITTEITKPSTTRGPSTTTQRPGLLDLFKGVGTSVMNFRSVLVLLRMELPTILMTMTTLVNSLCSHPNKGLKISCCLLCAAIEISALVLFCLAEPIKVTLLVLVCVTIVINFVELVIVCLPIGPSHELKEISDIIVEACSVIHSIFTIAVIVVSVLDNDSCGKKRKDSWLVKVTIAFTVWMVLFVIWVIIRCILRNTILGRNKTGSLKSSESWRRQRKKKKPSATEKIFSAASALFFFGATCFAVAVTVGIFWCQEK; from the exons ATGATATGGGACACTGTATACAAATATTTTAAG atgtGGTTGTGGATTTTGATTGGTCTTAACGTCGTCTCAAAAGTGCATGGGTACGCAAATGGTTACTTCCCAGATTCATGTGGAAATATGTTCGTTAACCACAGGGGTAGAGATGGGGTGCAATATGTACCTCAGAACACTGAACTGCCCTTTACGATGACTTTAACCTACAGCCAAAAGGGAGACCCTATCAAAG TGACTCTCGAAAGAAATCCATCTGCAGAGTTCAGGGGGTTTATGTTGGAGGCTTGGACGAACGGCACAGAACATCCTGTTGGAAATTTCATCTTGCTTGAATCTGATAAGACTCGACTCCTGAAATGCCGTAATATACCA GGCCAGGCTGTTTCTCAAAGAAACAATCAAAGAAAGACTTTGATTCATGTTAACTGGACGGCAGGCGGACAAGACATCACAGATATCAATTTTAG AGTCACATTTGTTGAGTCTTTCAGCAGATTCTGGAATGTGGCGAATTTGAATGTCACTTTACCTTCACCCACCACGCCCTCACCGAATGACACAACGCCAATGActacaataaaaaatacaacaccAGGTACTACAACAGAGACTACAATGCCAAGTACTACAAAAGAGACTACAACGCCAAGTACTACAACAGAGACTACAACGCCAGGTACTACAACAGAGACTACAAAGCCAAGTACTACAAGAGGTACTACAATGCCAAGTACTACAACAGAGACTACAACGCCAAGTACTACAACAGAGACTACAACGCCAGGTACTACAACAGAGACTACAAAGCCAAGTACTACAAGAGGTACTACAATGCCAAGTACTACAACAGAGACTACAAAGCCAA GTACTACAACAGAGACTACAATGCCAAGTACTACAACAGAGACTACAACGCCAGGTATTACAACAGAGATTACAAAGCCAAGTACTACAAGAG GACCAAGCACGACCACTCAAAGGCCCGGACTTTTAGACCTATTTAAG GGAGTAGGTACTTCAGTGATGAATTTCAGAAGCGTGCTGGTGCTACTCAGAATG GAACTACCCACTATATTAATGACCATGACCACCCTCGTTAACAGCCTCTGTTCTCATCCAAATAAG gGGTTAAAGATATCATGCTGTCTGCTTTGTGCAGCAATTGAGATATCGGCCCtggtcttgttttgtttggctGAGCCCATTAAA GTCACTCTCcttgttcttgtgtgtgtgacgATAGTGATAAATTTCGTGGAGCTGGTAATCGTCTGTCTGCCAATTGGACCCAGTCATGAACT GAAGGAGATCTCAGACATTATAGTCGAAGCGTGCTCTGTCATCCATAGCATTTTTACAA TTGCTGTCATCGTTGTTAGTGTTTTGGACAATGACAGCTGTGGAAAGAAGAGGAAAGATTCCTGGCTTGTGAAAGTGACGATCGCCTTCACAGTGTGGATGGTCCTGTTTGTAATTTGGGTTATCATAAGATGTATTCTCAGAAACACAATACTGGGAAGAAACAAAACAG GGAGTCTAAAAAGCAGTGAGAGCTGGAGGcgacaaagaaaaaag AAGAAGCCCAGTGCAACCGAAAAGATTTTTTCTGCTGCTTCCGCCCTCTTCTTCTTTGGAGCCACATGTTTCGCTGTCGCTGTCACTGTCGGGATATTTTGGTGTCAGGAAAAGTAG
- the LOC126396697 gene encoding uncharacterized protein LOC126396697 isoform X13: MIWDTVYKYFKMWLWILIGLNVVSKVHGYANGYFPDSCGNMFVNHRGRDGVQYVPQNTELPFTMTLTYSQKGDPIKVTLERNPSAEFRGFMLEAWTNGTEHPVGNFILLESDKTRLLKCRNIPGQAVSQRNNQRKTLIHVNWTAGGQDITDINFRVTFVESFSRFWNVANLNVTLPSPTTPSPNDTTPMTTIKNTTPGTTTETTMPSTTKETTTPSTTTETTTPGPSTTTQRPGLLDLFKGVGTSVMNFRSVLVLLRMELPTILMTMTTLVNSLCSHPNKGLKISCCLLCAAIEISALVLFCLAEPIKVTLLVLVCVTIVINFVELVIVCLPIGPSHELKEISDIIVEACSVIHSIFTIAVIVVSVLDNDSCGKKRKDSWLVKVTIAFTVWMVLFVIWVIIRCILRNTILGRNKTGSLKSSESWRRQRKKKKPSATEKIFSAASALFFFGATCFAVAVTVGIFWCQEK, translated from the exons ATGATATGGGACACTGTATACAAATATTTTAAG atgtGGTTGTGGATTTTGATTGGTCTTAACGTCGTCTCAAAAGTGCATGGGTACGCAAATGGTTACTTCCCAGATTCATGTGGAAATATGTTCGTTAACCACAGGGGTAGAGATGGGGTGCAATATGTACCTCAGAACACTGAACTGCCCTTTACGATGACTTTAACCTACAGCCAAAAGGGAGACCCTATCAAAG TGACTCTCGAAAGAAATCCATCTGCAGAGTTCAGGGGGTTTATGTTGGAGGCTTGGACGAACGGCACAGAACATCCTGTTGGAAATTTCATCTTGCTTGAATCTGATAAGACTCGACTCCTGAAATGCCGTAATATACCA GGCCAGGCTGTTTCTCAAAGAAACAATCAAAGAAAGACTTTGATTCATGTTAACTGGACGGCAGGCGGACAAGACATCACAGATATCAATTTTAG AGTCACATTTGTTGAGTCTTTCAGCAGATTCTGGAATGTGGCGAATTTGAATGTCACTTTACCTTCACCCACCACGCCCTCACCGAATGACACAACGCCAATGActacaataaaaaatacaacaccAGGTACTACAACAGAGACTACAATGCCAAGTACTACAAAAGAGACTACAACGCCAAGTACTACAACAGAGACTACAACGCCAG GACCAAGCACGACCACTCAAAGGCCCGGACTTTTAGACCTATTTAAG GGAGTAGGTACTTCAGTGATGAATTTCAGAAGCGTGCTGGTGCTACTCAGAATG GAACTACCCACTATATTAATGACCATGACCACCCTCGTTAACAGCCTCTGTTCTCATCCAAATAAG gGGTTAAAGATATCATGCTGTCTGCTTTGTGCAGCAATTGAGATATCGGCCCtggtcttgttttgtttggctGAGCCCATTAAA GTCACTCTCcttgttcttgtgtgtgtgacgATAGTGATAAATTTCGTGGAGCTGGTAATCGTCTGTCTGCCAATTGGACCCAGTCATGAACT GAAGGAGATCTCAGACATTATAGTCGAAGCGTGCTCTGTCATCCATAGCATTTTTACAA TTGCTGTCATCGTTGTTAGTGTTTTGGACAATGACAGCTGTGGAAAGAAGAGGAAAGATTCCTGGCTTGTGAAAGTGACGATCGCCTTCACAGTGTGGATGGTCCTGTTTGTAATTTGGGTTATCATAAGATGTATTCTCAGAAACACAATACTGGGAAGAAACAAAACAG GGAGTCTAAAAAGCAGTGAGAGCTGGAGGcgacaaagaaaaaag AAGAAGCCCAGTGCAACCGAAAAGATTTTTTCTGCTGCTTCCGCCCTCTTCTTCTTTGGAGCCACATGTTTCGCTGTCGCTGTCACTGTCGGGATATTTTGGTGTCAGGAAAAGTAG
- the LOC126396697 gene encoding uncharacterized protein LOC126396697 isoform X10, with translation MIWDTVYKYFKMWLWILIGLNVVSKVHGYANGYFPDSCGNMFVNHRGRDGVQYVPQNTELPFTMTLTYSQKGDPIKVTLERNPSAEFRGFMLEAWTNGTEHPVGNFILLESDKTRLLKCRNIPGQAVSQRNNQRKTLIHVNWTAGGQDITDINFRVTFVESFSRFWNVANLNVTLPSPTTPSPNDTTPMTTIKNTTPGTTTETTMPSTTKETTTPSTTTETTTPGTTTETTKPSTTRGTTMPSTTTETTTPSTTTETTTPGTTTETTKPSTTRGPSTTTQRPGLLDLFKGVGTSVMNFRSVLVLLRMELPTILMTMTTLVNSLCSHPNKGLKISCCLLCAAIEISALVLFCLAEPIKVTLLVLVCVTIVINFVELVIVCLPIGPSHELKEISDIIVEACSVIHSIFTIAVIVVSVLDNDSCGKKRKDSWLVKVTIAFTVWMVLFVIWVIIRCILRNTILGRNKTGSLKSSESWRRQRKKKKPSATEKIFSAASALFFFGATCFAVAVTVGIFWCQEK, from the exons ATGATATGGGACACTGTATACAAATATTTTAAG atgtGGTTGTGGATTTTGATTGGTCTTAACGTCGTCTCAAAAGTGCATGGGTACGCAAATGGTTACTTCCCAGATTCATGTGGAAATATGTTCGTTAACCACAGGGGTAGAGATGGGGTGCAATATGTACCTCAGAACACTGAACTGCCCTTTACGATGACTTTAACCTACAGCCAAAAGGGAGACCCTATCAAAG TGACTCTCGAAAGAAATCCATCTGCAGAGTTCAGGGGGTTTATGTTGGAGGCTTGGACGAACGGCACAGAACATCCTGTTGGAAATTTCATCTTGCTTGAATCTGATAAGACTCGACTCCTGAAATGCCGTAATATACCA GGCCAGGCTGTTTCTCAAAGAAACAATCAAAGAAAGACTTTGATTCATGTTAACTGGACGGCAGGCGGACAAGACATCACAGATATCAATTTTAG AGTCACATTTGTTGAGTCTTTCAGCAGATTCTGGAATGTGGCGAATTTGAATGTCACTTTACCTTCACCCACCACGCCCTCACCGAATGACACAACGCCAATGActacaataaaaaatacaacaccAGGTACTACAACAGAGACTACAATGCCAAGTACTACAAAAGAGACTACAACGCCAAGTACTACAACAGAGACTACAACGCCAGGTACTACAACAGAGACTACAAAGCCAAGTACTACAAGAGGTACTACAATGCCAAGTACTACAACAGAGACTACAACGCCAAGTACTACAACAGAGACTACAACGCCAGGTACTACAACAGAGACTACAAAGCCAAGTACTACAAGAG GACCAAGCACGACCACTCAAAGGCCCGGACTTTTAGACCTATTTAAG GGAGTAGGTACTTCAGTGATGAATTTCAGAAGCGTGCTGGTGCTACTCAGAATG GAACTACCCACTATATTAATGACCATGACCACCCTCGTTAACAGCCTCTGTTCTCATCCAAATAAG gGGTTAAAGATATCATGCTGTCTGCTTTGTGCAGCAATTGAGATATCGGCCCtggtcttgttttgtttggctGAGCCCATTAAA GTCACTCTCcttgttcttgtgtgtgtgacgATAGTGATAAATTTCGTGGAGCTGGTAATCGTCTGTCTGCCAATTGGACCCAGTCATGAACT GAAGGAGATCTCAGACATTATAGTCGAAGCGTGCTCTGTCATCCATAGCATTTTTACAA TTGCTGTCATCGTTGTTAGTGTTTTGGACAATGACAGCTGTGGAAAGAAGAGGAAAGATTCCTGGCTTGTGAAAGTGACGATCGCCTTCACAGTGTGGATGGTCCTGTTTGTAATTTGGGTTATCATAAGATGTATTCTCAGAAACACAATACTGGGAAGAAACAAAACAG GGAGTCTAAAAAGCAGTGAGAGCTGGAGGcgacaaagaaaaaag AAGAAGCCCAGTGCAACCGAAAAGATTTTTTCTGCTGCTTCCGCCCTCTTCTTCTTTGGAGCCACATGTTTCGCTGTCGCTGTCACTGTCGGGATATTTTGGTGTCAGGAAAAGTAG
- the LOC126396697 gene encoding reelin domain-containing protein 1-like isoform X3, with amino-acid sequence MIWDTVYKYFKMWLWILIGLNVVSKVHGYANGYFPDSCGNMFVNHRGRDGVQYVPQNTELPFTMTLTYSQKGDPIKVTLERNPSAEFRGFMLEAWTNGTEHPVGNFILLESDKTRLLKCRNIPGQAVSQRNNQRKTLIHVNWTAGGQDITDINFRVTFVESFSRFWNVANLNVTLPSPTTPSPNDTTPMTTIKNTTPGTTTETTMPSTTKETTTPSTTTETTTPGTTTETTKPSTTRGTTMPSTTTETTTPSTTTETTTPGTTTETTKPSTTRGTTMPSTTKETTTPSTTTETTTPGTTTETTMPSTTTETTTPGITTEITKPSTTRGPSTTTQRPGLLDLFKGVGTSVMNFRSVLVLLRMELPTILMTMTTLVNSLCSHPNKGLKISCCLLCAAIEISALVLFCLAEPIKVTLLVLVCVTIVINFVELVIVCLPIGPSHELKEISDIIVEACSVIHSIFTIAVIVVSVLDNDSCGKKRKDSWLVKVTIAFTVWMVLFVIWVIIRCILRNTILGRNKTGSLKSSESWRRQRKKKKPSATEKIFSAASALFFFGATCFAVAVTVGIFWCQEK; translated from the exons ATGATATGGGACACTGTATACAAATATTTTAAG atgtGGTTGTGGATTTTGATTGGTCTTAACGTCGTCTCAAAAGTGCATGGGTACGCAAATGGTTACTTCCCAGATTCATGTGGAAATATGTTCGTTAACCACAGGGGTAGAGATGGGGTGCAATATGTACCTCAGAACACTGAACTGCCCTTTACGATGACTTTAACCTACAGCCAAAAGGGAGACCCTATCAAAG TGACTCTCGAAAGAAATCCATCTGCAGAGTTCAGGGGGTTTATGTTGGAGGCTTGGACGAACGGCACAGAACATCCTGTTGGAAATTTCATCTTGCTTGAATCTGATAAGACTCGACTCCTGAAATGCCGTAATATACCA GGCCAGGCTGTTTCTCAAAGAAACAATCAAAGAAAGACTTTGATTCATGTTAACTGGACGGCAGGCGGACAAGACATCACAGATATCAATTTTAG AGTCACATTTGTTGAGTCTTTCAGCAGATTCTGGAATGTGGCGAATTTGAATGTCACTTTACCTTCACCCACCACGCCCTCACCGAATGACACAACGCCAATGActacaataaaaaatacaacaccAGGTACTACAACAGAGACTACAATGCCAAGTACTACAAAAGAGACTACAACGCCAAGTACTACAACAGAGACTACAACGCCAGGTACTACAACAGAGACTACAAAGCCAAGTACTACAAGAGGTACTACAATGCCAAGTACTACAACAGAGACTACAACGCCAAGTACTACAACAGAGACTACAACGCCAGGTACTACAACAGAGACTACAAAGCCAAGTACTACAAGAG GTACTACAATGCCAAGTACTACAAAAGAGACTACAACGCCAAGTACTACAACAGAGACTACAACGCCAGGTACTACAACAGAGACTACAATGCCAAGTACTACAACAGAGACTACAACGCCAGGTATTACAACAGAGATTACAAAGCCAAGTACTACAAGAG GACCAAGCACGACCACTCAAAGGCCCGGACTTTTAGACCTATTTAAG GGAGTAGGTACTTCAGTGATGAATTTCAGAAGCGTGCTGGTGCTACTCAGAATG GAACTACCCACTATATTAATGACCATGACCACCCTCGTTAACAGCCTCTGTTCTCATCCAAATAAG gGGTTAAAGATATCATGCTGTCTGCTTTGTGCAGCAATTGAGATATCGGCCCtggtcttgttttgtttggctGAGCCCATTAAA GTCACTCTCcttgttcttgtgtgtgtgacgATAGTGATAAATTTCGTGGAGCTGGTAATCGTCTGTCTGCCAATTGGACCCAGTCATGAACT GAAGGAGATCTCAGACATTATAGTCGAAGCGTGCTCTGTCATCCATAGCATTTTTACAA TTGCTGTCATCGTTGTTAGTGTTTTGGACAATGACAGCTGTGGAAAGAAGAGGAAAGATTCCTGGCTTGTGAAAGTGACGATCGCCTTCACAGTGTGGATGGTCCTGTTTGTAATTTGGGTTATCATAAGATGTATTCTCAGAAACACAATACTGGGAAGAAACAAAACAG GGAGTCTAAAAAGCAGTGAGAGCTGGAGGcgacaaagaaaaaag AAGAAGCCCAGTGCAACCGAAAAGATTTTTTCTGCTGCTTCCGCCCTCTTCTTCTTTGGAGCCACATGTTTCGCTGTCGCTGTCACTGTCGGGATATTTTGGTGTCAGGAAAAGTAG
- the LOC126396697 gene encoding uncharacterized protein LOC126396697 isoform X8: protein MIWDTVYKYFKMWLWILIGLNVVSKVHGYANGYFPDSCGNMFVNHRGRDGVQYVPQNTELPFTMTLTYSQKGDPIKVTLERNPSAEFRGFMLEAWTNGTEHPVGNFILLESDKTRLLKCRNIPGQAVSQRNNQRKTLIHVNWTAGGQDITDINFRVTFVESFSRFWNVANLNVTLPSPTTPSPNDTTPMTTIKNTTPGTTTETTMPSTTKETTTPSTTTETTTPGTTTETTKPSTTRGTTMPSTTTETTTPSTTTETTTPGTTTETTKPSTTRGTTMPSTTTETTKPSTTRGPSTTTQRPGLLDLFKGVGTSVMNFRSVLVLLRMELPTILMTMTTLVNSLCSHPNKGLKISCCLLCAAIEISALVLFCLAEPIKVTLLVLVCVTIVINFVELVIVCLPIGPSHELKEISDIIVEACSVIHSIFTIAVIVVSVLDNDSCGKKRKDSWLVKVTIAFTVWMVLFVIWVIIRCILRNTILGRNKTGSLKSSESWRRQRKKKKPSATEKIFSAASALFFFGATCFAVAVTVGIFWCQEK, encoded by the exons ATGATATGGGACACTGTATACAAATATTTTAAG atgtGGTTGTGGATTTTGATTGGTCTTAACGTCGTCTCAAAAGTGCATGGGTACGCAAATGGTTACTTCCCAGATTCATGTGGAAATATGTTCGTTAACCACAGGGGTAGAGATGGGGTGCAATATGTACCTCAGAACACTGAACTGCCCTTTACGATGACTTTAACCTACAGCCAAAAGGGAGACCCTATCAAAG TGACTCTCGAAAGAAATCCATCTGCAGAGTTCAGGGGGTTTATGTTGGAGGCTTGGACGAACGGCACAGAACATCCTGTTGGAAATTTCATCTTGCTTGAATCTGATAAGACTCGACTCCTGAAATGCCGTAATATACCA GGCCAGGCTGTTTCTCAAAGAAACAATCAAAGAAAGACTTTGATTCATGTTAACTGGACGGCAGGCGGACAAGACATCACAGATATCAATTTTAG AGTCACATTTGTTGAGTCTTTCAGCAGATTCTGGAATGTGGCGAATTTGAATGTCACTTTACCTTCACCCACCACGCCCTCACCGAATGACACAACGCCAATGActacaataaaaaatacaacaccAGGTACTACAACAGAGACTACAATGCCAAGTACTACAAAAGAGACTACAACGCCAAGTACTACAACAGAGACTACAACGCCAGGTACTACAACAGAGACTACAAAGCCAAGTACTACAAGAGGTACTACAATGCCAAGTACTACAACAGAGACTACAACGCCAAGTACTACAACAGAGACTACAACGCCAGGTACTACAACAGAGACTACAAAGCCAAGTACTACAAGAGGTACTACAATGCCAAGTACTACAACAGAGACTACAAAGCCAAGTACTACAAGAG GACCAAGCACGACCACTCAAAGGCCCGGACTTTTAGACCTATTTAAG GGAGTAGGTACTTCAGTGATGAATTTCAGAAGCGTGCTGGTGCTACTCAGAATG GAACTACCCACTATATTAATGACCATGACCACCCTCGTTAACAGCCTCTGTTCTCATCCAAATAAG gGGTTAAAGATATCATGCTGTCTGCTTTGTGCAGCAATTGAGATATCGGCCCtggtcttgttttgtttggctGAGCCCATTAAA GTCACTCTCcttgttcttgtgtgtgtgacgATAGTGATAAATTTCGTGGAGCTGGTAATCGTCTGTCTGCCAATTGGACCCAGTCATGAACT GAAGGAGATCTCAGACATTATAGTCGAAGCGTGCTCTGTCATCCATAGCATTTTTACAA TTGCTGTCATCGTTGTTAGTGTTTTGGACAATGACAGCTGTGGAAAGAAGAGGAAAGATTCCTGGCTTGTGAAAGTGACGATCGCCTTCACAGTGTGGATGGTCCTGTTTGTAATTTGGGTTATCATAAGATGTATTCTCAGAAACACAATACTGGGAAGAAACAAAACAG GGAGTCTAAAAAGCAGTGAGAGCTGGAGGcgacaaagaaaaaag AAGAAGCCCAGTGCAACCGAAAAGATTTTTTCTGCTGCTTCCGCCCTCTTCTTCTTTGGAGCCACATGTTTCGCTGTCGCTGTCACTGTCGGGATATTTTGGTGTCAGGAAAAGTAG